A single genomic interval of Carassius carassius chromosome 24, fCarCar2.1, whole genome shotgun sequence harbors:
- the LOC132102839 gene encoding probable serine carboxypeptidase CPVL: protein MLKETLRLLFLLALLESVRSRGCSSFFCRKSHRVSGSRFGVDPGKPLMLTPYLEEGKIEEAKKLSLVGPLPGANVKSYSGYLTVNKTYNSNLFFWFFPAQEKPETAPVLLWLQGGPGGTSMFGLFVEHGPYFVHKNLTLGYREFPWTSRYSVLYIDNPVGTGWSFTEDDRGFAQNQDDVGRDLYSALTQFFQIFSEFQSNPFYATGESYAGKYVPAIGYYIHKNNPSAKVKINFKGVAIGDGLCDPELMLGGYADFLYQTGLVDELQRQHVQEQTDAGVKLIQEQRWVEAFEVFDSLLNGDLVPYPSYFQNVTGCNNYFNYMQCQEPPDQEYFSAFVTLSEVRRSIHVGNLTFNDGSDVEKHLLQDVMKSIKPWLGVLMDNYRVLIYSGQLDVIVAAPLTERFLSTVNWSGAEEYKKAERFHWKVQPSDTEVAGYVRQVGEFLQVIVRGGGHILPYDQPERSFDMIDRFLSTDGFSSH, encoded by the exons ATGCTGAAGGAAACGCTGAGGCTGCTGTTCCTCTTGGCTCTTCTGGAGTCGGTCAGATCACGCGGGTGCTCCTCGTTCTTCTGCCGGAAATCACACCGTGTGAGCGGGTCACGTTTTGGAGTTGACCCGGGCAAACCCCTGATGCTCACTCCCTACCTAGAAGAAGGGAAAATAGAAGAAG CCAAAAAACTGAGTTTGGTGGGACCCCTTCCTGGTGCGAATGTCAAAAGTTACTCAGGATATCTCACTGTGAACAAGACCTACAACAGTAACCTTTTCTTCTGGTTCTTTCCTGCCCAG GAGAAACCAGAGACGGCTCCGGTGCTGCTGTGGCTGCAGGGAGGACCTGGAGGCACCTCCATGTTTGGCTTGTTTGTGGAGCATGGCCCATATTTTGTACATAAGAACCTCACAT TGGGCTATAGGGAATTCCCCTGGACATCACGATACTCTGTTCTTTACATCGACAACCCG GTTGGGACAGGATGGAGTTTCACTGAAGATGACCGAGGGTTCGCCCAAAACCAGGATGATGTGGGCAGAGACTTGTACAG TGCCCTGACTCAGTTCTTCCAGATATTCAGTGAGTTCCAGTCTAATCCGTTTTACGCTACAGGCGAG TCATATGCCGGAAAGTATGTTCCAGCGATTGGCTACTACATCCACAAGAACAATCCCTCTGCCAAAGTGAAGATCAACTTTAAAGGAGTGGCCATTGGAGATGGTCTGTGTGACCCCGAACTG ATGCTGGGAGGTTATGCAGATTTCCTCTATCAGACGGGTCTCGTGGATGAGCTGCAGAGGCAGCATGTGCAGGAGCAGACGGATGCAGGAGTCAAGCTCATCCAGGAGCAGAGATGGGTGGAGGCCTTTGAG GTTTTTGACAGTTTACTGAATGGCGATCTTGTTCCTTATCCCTCATACTTCCAAAACGTCACTGGTTGCAACAATTACTTCAACTACATGCAGTGTCAG gaACCTCCAGATCAGGAGTATTTTTCTGCGTTTGTGACTCTATCAGAAGTCCGTCGTTCCATCCACGTTGGGAATCTCACATTCAATGATGGCTCAGATGTTGAGAAGCATCTGCTTCAGGATGTCATGAAGTCCATCAAGCCCTGGCTCGGCGTCCTCATGGACAACTATAGA GTGTTGATCTACAGCGGACAGCTTGATGTCATCGTTGCAGCGCCTCTAACGGAGCGCTTCCTGTCCACGGTGAACTGGTCCGGAGCGGAAGAGTATAAAAAAGCAGAGCGCTTCCACTGGAAGGTCCAGCCCAGTGATACTGAAGTGGCAGGATATGTGCGACAAGTAGGAGAGTTCCTTCAG GTGATTGTGAGGGGAGGCGGGCACATTTTGCCTTATGACCAACCAGAGAGATCTTTTGACATGATTGACAGATTCCTTTCAACAGATGGATTCTCCTCACACTGA